One genomic segment of Candidatus Poseidoniia archaeon includes these proteins:
- a CDS encoding NADH-quinone oxidoreductase subunit N has protein sequence MAGVELLFPEFLLAATALLLPGTYLLHRNAQLCGRLAVTTLAVALGATWLQWFGSGAVASETYFGHLEIDLFSQLFKFAFLAIALGSGIVSLAYLGDLPHRPEFFTLLLTATLGMLIVASATDLLTLFIGLELAAFSSYALVAFQKHDDGSSEAGAKYLLIGSFSSALTLYGISLLYGLTGTLELAAIAAHDWGASFSGVLFVAILFITGGLGFKVAAVPFHAWAPDVYQGAPTPVTAFLAAGSKAMGFVALLRIFVTALGPALAEWQLLLAVIAVVTMTVGNLAALRQQDIGRMLAYSSVAQAGYILAAFPAMTELALGGAIFHTLVHAVMKGGAFVIVAAVGMAGLGYSIESYRGLARRSQLLALAMTVCLLALVGIPPFGGFFSKFWLFYGIFQASMAGPQWLLWLVVAGVLNSALSLFYYLRVIRNVYAEDPQDYARPFRAHTQYIALAVLLMLTLLIPLQYGSILTLCRDAAASLL, from the coding sequence ATGGCGGGCGTCGAGCTGCTCTTTCCCGAATTCCTGCTCGCCGCTACAGCGCTGCTCCTGCCGGGAACGTACCTGCTCCACCGTAACGCGCAGCTTTGCGGCCGGCTTGCTGTCACGACGCTGGCGGTTGCGCTGGGCGCCACATGGTTGCAATGGTTCGGCTCCGGTGCAGTTGCGTCTGAGACTTATTTCGGCCACCTTGAGATAGACCTCTTTTCGCAACTGTTCAAGTTCGCCTTTCTGGCAATCGCCCTCGGCTCGGGAATTGTCAGCCTCGCCTACCTCGGAGATTTGCCGCACCGGCCCGAGTTTTTCACGCTGCTACTGACTGCCACGCTTGGAATGCTCATCGTCGCCTCGGCGACTGACCTGCTGACGCTCTTTATCGGCCTCGAGCTGGCGGCGTTCAGCAGTTACGCACTGGTCGCATTCCAGAAGCACGACGATGGCTCGAGCGAAGCGGGCGCCAAGTATCTGCTCATCGGTTCGTTCTCATCGGCGCTGACGCTCTACGGCATCTCGCTGCTCTATGGCCTGACGGGGACGCTGGAGCTAGCTGCCATCGCCGCCCACGACTGGGGCGCCAGCTTCTCCGGGGTGCTCTTTGTCGCCATCCTGTTCATTACTGGCGGCCTTGGCTTCAAGGTCGCGGCGGTACCGTTCCATGCCTGGGCGCCTGACGTTTACCAAGGCGCGCCGACGCCGGTGACGGCATTCCTCGCTGCCGGGAGCAAGGCGATGGGTTTTGTGGCTTTGCTACGCATTTTCGTCACCGCCCTCGGCCCCGCGCTGGCTGAGTGGCAACTGCTGCTCGCCGTAATCGCGGTGGTGACGATGACCGTCGGTAACCTGGCGGCGCTGCGCCAACAGGACATCGGCCGTATGCTAGCCTATTCCTCGGTTGCACAGGCAGGTTACATCCTGGCGGCGTTTCCGGCGATGACCGAACTAGCGCTGGGCGGTGCGATTTTCCACACGCTGGTGCACGCCGTGATGAAGGGCGGCGCGTTCGTAATTGTGGCAGCGGTCGGGATGGCGGGGCTGGGCTACTCAATCGAGAGTTACCGCGGGCTGGCACGGCGGTCGCAACTGCTGGCGCTGGCGATGACGGTCTGCCTGCTGGCGCTGGTCGGCATCCCGCCTTTCGGCGGATTCTTCAGTAAGTTCTGGCTCTTCTACGGGATATTCCAGGCGTCGATGGCAGGGCCGCAATGGCTGCTCTGGCTAGTCGTTGCGGGCGTCCTGAACTCGGCACTGTCGCTGTTTTACTATCTGCGCGTCATTCGCAACGTCTATGCCGAAGACCCGCAAGACTACGCGCGGCCGTTTAGGGCACACACGCAGTATATCGCGCTGGCGGTACTGCTGATGCTCACACTGCTGATTCCGCTGCAGTATGGCTCTATCCTAACACTTTGCCGTGATGCGGCGGCATCACTGTTATGA
- a CDS encoding polyprenyl synthetase family protein — MESITEMRNSGSLSLSLTTSEPLSNYSEQVRQEFEEHLASALAAEAQDIVPMLERGTSGGKRLRPVLCRLASDALEGDAHLAFECGVALELIHSGALIHDDWIDGDEFRRDAPALWQELGPRTAVLVADLMIATGSLHGAISEATSRSLARCIRSLSKGAIADFTDHASFTEAVYLKRIKRKTASLYGTAAELGALVSPRTDLAPLFYHYGECVGIIYQLADDFVDLLNSLLTSTPVGDLSLGIPTLPLTRLERLPGYQPWVQAFLLEKDAGPLIANGRPEDAQRVCEELLAPWQERALGYLQELPDTPYRELLETVPGAFADELLRADGG, encoded by the coding sequence GTGGAATCCATTACTGAAATGCGCAACTCAGGCAGTCTCAGCCTTTCGCTCACGACCAGCGAACCTCTCTCTAATTACAGCGAACAGGTGCGGCAGGAATTCGAGGAACATCTGGCTTCCGCTCTCGCAGCCGAAGCGCAGGACATCGTGCCGATGCTCGAGCGCGGCACCAGCGGCGGCAAACGGCTGCGCCCTGTCCTGTGCCGGTTGGCTTCCGACGCGCTTGAAGGCGACGCGCACCTAGCATTCGAGTGCGGTGTCGCGCTGGAGTTGATTCACAGCGGAGCGCTGATTCACGACGACTGGATTGACGGCGACGAATTCCGCCGCGACGCTCCTGCTTTATGGCAGGAACTGGGGCCGCGCACCGCCGTGCTGGTGGCGGACCTGATGATTGCGACCGGTTCTCTGCACGGCGCCATTTCGGAAGCGACATCACGTTCGCTGGCGCGCTGCATCCGCAGCCTGTCCAAAGGCGCAATCGCAGATTTTACCGACCACGCCAGCTTTACCGAAGCAGTCTACCTGAAGCGTATCAAGCGCAAGACCGCGTCACTCTATGGTACCGCCGCCGAACTGGGGGCGCTGGTTTCGCCGCGCACCGACCTGGCTCCGCTATTCTACCACTATGGCGAATGCGTCGGCATCATCTACCAGCTGGCGGATGATTTCGTGGACCTGCTCAATTCATTGCTCACCAGCACGCCGGTCGGTGACCTGTCGCTCGGTATCCCGACGCTACCGCTGACGCGGCTCGAGCGGCTGCCCGGCTACCAGCCCTGGGTGCAGGCGTTCCTGCTGGAGAAGGACGCGGGGCCGCTGATTGCCAACGGTCGGCCAGAGGACGCACAGCGAGTCTGCGAGGAGCTGCTCGCGCCGTGGCAGGAGCGTGCACTGGGATACCTGCAGGAACTCCCGGATACACCCTATCGCGAACTGCTGGAAACGGTGCCCGGAGCATTCGCCGACGAACTGCTCAGGGCCGACGGCGGCTAG
- a CDS encoding UbiA family prenyltransferase: MDEQPVSIITCDMEGRIETFNEGAEQIFGYRADEVVGKKRVSLFSPGMVVLGHVADWLKSATENGEHRTRTTFVRKDGSQLAAEIRITPTFHDGSQIGYCGRSVELPDVDPAETLPSIALATRIIRVVAITRLPFLTATWLPVVLATAWAIQAGLLEFETSSFGLIFLGASLMHLAANTFNDYFDWTSGTDQLNNDYFLQLSGGSRAIELGLISERGLLQLATSFLLLSTACGVALMFTSSDFGLLWYGVAGACCALFYTAGPVRLAARRGLGELAIGLCFGPLMTAGTVHALTSVHSTEALLLGLPLGLLTTNILWVNQFPDMPSDIAAGKLHLVATLGLERASYGYLLLAVAAFGAIWWLVESGIMVYNSLAALLVLPLALYTSWRVITHFDQRELALSCWLTIGIQFMTGVLLIGGIHY, from the coding sequence ATGGATGAGCAACCAGTCAGCATCATTACCTGCGATATGGAGGGGCGCATCGAGACCTTCAACGAAGGCGCCGAACAGATTTTCGGCTATCGTGCCGACGAAGTTGTCGGTAAGAAAAGGGTATCATTATTCTCGCCCGGGATGGTAGTGCTGGGGCATGTTGCCGACTGGCTCAAATCGGCTACCGAAAATGGCGAGCACCGTACCCGCACCACCTTCGTCCGCAAGGATGGTTCGCAGCTGGCGGCCGAAATCCGGATTACGCCCACTTTCCACGATGGCTCCCAGATTGGCTACTGCGGCCGGAGCGTCGAGCTGCCCGATGTAGACCCAGCTGAAACGTTGCCCTCTATCGCGCTCGCGACCCGCATTATCCGGGTCGTCGCTATCACGCGCCTACCATTCCTGACCGCGACCTGGCTGCCGGTAGTCCTGGCGACGGCTTGGGCTATTCAGGCAGGGTTGCTCGAGTTTGAGACTTCGAGTTTCGGACTGATTTTCCTGGGTGCATCGCTGATGCATCTGGCGGCCAATACGTTCAACGACTACTTCGACTGGACCAGCGGTACTGACCAGTTGAACAATGACTACTTCCTGCAGCTCTCAGGCGGCAGCCGCGCGATTGAGCTGGGACTCATCAGCGAGCGAGGGCTGCTACAGCTCGCGACCAGCTTCCTGCTGCTCTCAACCGCCTGCGGGGTCGCGCTGATGTTCACCAGCAGCGACTTCGGGCTGCTCTGGTACGGCGTCGCCGGCGCGTGCTGTGCGCTGTTCTACACCGCCGGCCCAGTACGGCTCGCCGCCCGCCGCGGGCTGGGCGAGCTGGCAATCGGGCTTTGCTTCGGCCCGCTGATGACGGCGGGGACGGTTCACGCCCTGACTAGCGTCCACTCGACCGAGGCACTACTGCTAGGCCTGCCGCTGGGATTGCTGACGACCAACATCCTGTGGGTCAACCAGTTCCCCGATATGCCGAGCGATATCGCCGCCGGCAAGCTGCACCTGGTGGCGACGCTTGGCCTGGAGCGGGCGAGCTATGGCTACTTGCTGCTGGCCGTCGCTGCTTTCGGGGCCATCTGGTGGCTGGTTGAAAGTGGAATCATGGTCTACAACAGCCTGGCTGCGCTGCTGGTACTGCCATTGGCGCTCTACACCAGCTGGCGCGTCATCACCCATTTCGACCAGCGCGAGCTGGCGCTGAGCTGCTGGTTGACCATTGGCATCCAGTTCATGACGGGGGTGCTGCTCATCGGTGGAATCCATTACTGA
- the carB gene encoding carbamoyl-phosphate synthase large subunit, which produces MGETAHGPALKVLVAGSGPIIIGQAAEFDYSGSQCCAALREEGHSVVLVNSNPATIQTDPETADTVYIEPLNVATLERIIEKERPDAIMPGMGGQTGLNLTTELAEAGVLEKYGVQPLGTSLDSIAMAEDREKFRQHMVELGEPVPQSDVAETLEEAISLGKQLGYPAVVRPAYTLGGTGGGIAHSRKELEVIAGRGLALSPTTQVLIEESVLGWQEFEFEVLRDCGDDAVIICSMENLDAMGVHTGESIVVAPALTLPDVHYQRLRSSALKVVRGLGIVGGCNVQFAFDPVSTDYVVIEVNPRVSRSSALASKATGVPIARIATLLALGRRLHELSNRVTGNTSAAFEPALDYVVLKIPRWPFDKFKLAERDIGTQMKSTGETMAIGRSFEESLLKGWRSLGQGRGFPEGVAERGPALEELLRQPTDRRLEAIWETLRQGLSAEAVAEQSGFHAFFTSRIATLVALEAELAKSGLTPELLARAKEAGFGDAHIAHACGLPEAEVREARRAAGLRSSYLMVDTCAGEFAARTPYFYSTCGDAGEKIERGRSVVILGSGPIRIGQGIEFDYSTVHGVQAVRDAGLEAVVVNNNPETVSTDFDASDRLYFEPLDVEAVCDILDAEKPEGVILQLGGQTAVNLADAVAEHIASSGLETQILGTPVASMADAEDRQKCGALMERIDVRMPEWAAATSADEVVECAERIGYPVLVRPSFVLGGRGMEIIHNRQQLETYLRLETHASPARPVLVDRFLEGALELDVDLVSDGKRVLVGAIMEQIEMAGVHSGDSACVIPPQSLSAKLLREVVKLSTQVTRALGVVGAANLQVAVHRGELFLLEANPRASRTLPFVSKATGVPLARLAVQAMLGQPLPKLPSPLPTDDVAVKVPTFSWLKLPGLDTVLGPEMKSTGEAMGHGTNFGTAYRRALAGGSRSLPRSGTVFLSISNRLKVDFQDVAQGLAGLGFRLVATRGTAVHLRQAGLEVKTVWRISEGRQPDILGFMRSGDVDLIVNLPTGRRAQTDGAQMRRLAVELGIPFITTITGARAAVEAMAEPNEGDVQPLGQSPA; this is translated from the coding sequence ATGGGTGAAACTGCCCACGGGCCGGCACTGAAGGTGCTGGTCGCCGGCTCAGGACCGATTATCATCGGGCAAGCGGCCGAATTCGACTACTCCGGCTCGCAATGCTGCGCCGCACTACGCGAGGAAGGGCACTCTGTAGTGCTGGTCAATAGCAACCCCGCTACCATCCAGACTGACCCGGAGACAGCCGACACTGTCTACATTGAGCCATTAAACGTCGCGACGTTGGAACGCATTATTGAAAAAGAGCGACCAGATGCTATCATGCCGGGAATGGGAGGGCAGACCGGGCTGAACCTGACTACTGAGCTAGCAGAAGCAGGCGTGCTGGAAAAATATGGAGTGCAGCCACTCGGTACTTCGCTTGATAGCATTGCAATGGCGGAAGACCGCGAGAAGTTTCGCCAGCACATGGTCGAACTTGGTGAACCCGTGCCGCAGAGCGACGTGGCGGAGACACTTGAAGAGGCAATTTCACTTGGAAAACAACTCGGATATCCAGCCGTTGTTCGCCCAGCCTACACGCTTGGGGGGACCGGTGGTGGCATTGCCCACTCACGCAAGGAGCTGGAGGTTATCGCCGGGCGTGGGCTAGCGCTCTCGCCAACAACACAAGTGCTCATCGAAGAGTCGGTACTGGGCTGGCAGGAGTTCGAGTTCGAGGTGTTGCGCGACTGTGGTGATGACGCCGTCATCATTTGCTCGATGGAGAACTTGGACGCTATGGGAGTCCATACCGGAGAGTCTATTGTCGTTGCGCCAGCGCTGACACTACCAGATGTACATTACCAGCGGCTGCGCTCGTCGGCGCTGAAGGTCGTGCGCGGGCTCGGCATCGTCGGCGGCTGCAACGTCCAGTTCGCGTTCGACCCCGTCAGCACCGACTACGTGGTCATCGAGGTCAACCCGCGCGTCTCGCGCTCGTCGGCGCTCGCTTCCAAGGCGACCGGCGTCCCGATAGCACGCATCGCGACGCTACTGGCGCTGGGGCGGCGGCTGCACGAGCTGTCGAATCGCGTCACCGGCAACACCAGCGCCGCTTTCGAGCCGGCGCTGGACTACGTCGTGCTGAAGATTCCGCGCTGGCCCTTCGACAAGTTCAAACTCGCCGAGCGCGACATCGGGACGCAGATGAAATCGACCGGCGAAACCATGGCCATCGGCCGCTCGTTCGAGGAATCGCTGCTGAAGGGCTGGCGCTCGCTCGGGCAGGGGCGCGGCTTTCCCGAGGGCGTCGCCGAACGCGGCCCAGCGCTGGAGGAATTACTGCGCCAGCCCACAGACCGCCGGCTGGAAGCGATTTGGGAAACGCTGCGGCAGGGCCTTAGCGCGGAAGCGGTGGCAGAGCAGAGCGGCTTCCACGCCTTCTTTACCAGCCGTATCGCGACGCTGGTCGCACTCGAGGCAGAGCTGGCCAAAAGCGGGCTGACGCCGGAGCTACTGGCGCGCGCCAAGGAAGCGGGCTTCGGCGACGCGCACATCGCGCACGCCTGCGGCCTGCCGGAGGCGGAAGTGCGCGAGGCGCGCCGCGCAGCGGGGCTGCGCAGCAGCTACCTGATGGTCGACACCTGCGCTGGGGAGTTTGCCGCGCGGACGCCCTACTTCTACTCGACCTGCGGCGACGCGGGCGAGAAAATCGAGCGTGGCCGTTCGGTGGTAATCCTGGGGTCGGGCCCGATTCGCATCGGGCAGGGAATCGAGTTTGACTATTCAACGGTCCACGGCGTGCAGGCGGTGCGCGATGCCGGCCTTGAGGCGGTGGTCGTCAACAATAACCCCGAAACCGTCTCGACCGATTTTGACGCGTCGGACCGACTCTACTTCGAGCCGCTTGATGTTGAGGCGGTCTGCGATATTCTGGACGCCGAAAAACCGGAAGGTGTAATCCTGCAACTGGGCGGGCAGACCGCCGTCAACCTGGCCGACGCGGTCGCCGAACATATCGCCAGCAGCGGGCTGGAAACGCAGATTCTCGGCACTCCGGTCGCCAGCATGGCTGACGCCGAGGACCGCCAGAAATGCGGTGCGCTGATGGAACGCATCGACGTGCGCATGCCCGAATGGGCCGCCGCGACTTCGGCTGACGAGGTAGTCGAGTGCGCCGAGCGCATCGGCTACCCGGTGCTGGTGCGACCGTCGTTCGTGCTTGGCGGCCGGGGAATGGAAATTATCCACAACCGCCAACAGCTCGAAACCTACCTGAGGCTTGAGACGCACGCGTCACCCGCACGGCCGGTGCTGGTCGACCGCTTCCTGGAAGGGGCGCTCGAGCTGGACGTCGACCTGGTTTCCGACGGCAAGCGGGTGCTGGTAGGCGCTATCATGGAACAAATCGAGATGGCCGGCGTCCACTCGGGCGACAGCGCCTGCGTCATCCCGCCACAATCGCTCTCCGCGAAGCTGCTGCGGGAAGTCGTCAAACTCTCGACGCAGGTCACCCGTGCGCTAGGCGTCGTCGGCGCCGCCAATCTGCAGGTTGCGGTGCACCGCGGCGAGCTGTTCCTGCTCGAGGCCAACCCCCGCGCCAGCCGCACGCTGCCGTTCGTCTCCAAGGCTACCGGCGTACCGCTGGCGCGGCTCGCCGTGCAGGCGATGCTGGGGCAGCCGCTACCGAAGCTGCCAAGTCCGCTGCCGACAGACGATGTCGCAGTCAAAGTGCCGACCTTCTCCTGGCTCAAGCTACCCGGGCTTGACACGGTGCTGGGGCCGGAGATGAAATCGACCGGCGAGGCAATGGGGCACGGTACGAACTTCGGCACCGCCTACCGGCGGGCGCTGGCGGGCGGCAGCCGTTCGCTACCGCGCAGCGGGACTGTGTTCCTGTCAATCTCCAATCGGCTCAAGGTCGATTTTCAGGACGTGGCGCAGGGCCTTGCGGGGCTCGGCTTCCGGCTGGTCGCGACTCGCGGTACCGCAGTCCACCTGCGGCAGGCGGGACTCGAGGTCAAAACCGTCTGGCGCATTTCCGAAGGGCGGCAGCCCGATATCCTGGGCTTTATGCGCAGCGGTGACGTGGACCTTATTGTCAATCTCCCCACCGGCCGGCGGGCGCAGACAGACGGCGCGCAGATGCGGCGGCTGGCGGTCGAGCTGGGCATCCCGTTTATCACCACCATCACCGGCGCCCGCGCCGCAGTAGAGGCGATGGCGGAGCCAAATGAGGGCGATGTGCAGCCGTTAGGCCAGAGTCCCGCCTGA
- the carA gene encoding glutamine-hydrolyzing carbamoyl-phosphate synthase small subunit — protein MQGWLALEDGTIARGRPFGATGIVEGELVFNTSMTGYQEALTDPSYAGQLLMFTFPQIGNYGCQPDWMESSGAQVRGCIVRECCREPHQGQQTLDEWLRSEGIPGLEGIDTRTLTVQTREAGTLRAVVCTDGSLSPEEGVARAAAMAWPSDSNQVAGVSTPKKYRRGRSGPRVTLFDWGVKQSIVTNLAQDCRVTVVPWDTDVAGLEKTKPDLIFMSNGPGDPAHPEMAPVVTTVQQALERWPVVGICLGHQILGLALGGSTYKLRFGHRGSNQPVHDTDADRVFITSQNHGFALGEMPDGIAEVFTNLNDSTCEGIRGPGCWSVQFHPEASPGPLDANVLFERVREMVNG, from the coding sequence ATGCAGGGGTGGCTTGCGCTAGAGGACGGCACGATTGCCCGGGGGCGCCCGTTTGGCGCTACCGGAATTGTCGAGGGTGAGCTGGTTTTCAACACGTCGATGACGGGTTATCAGGAAGCTCTTACGGACCCTAGTTACGCCGGCCAGTTGCTGATGTTCACTTTCCCGCAAATTGGGAATTATGGCTGCCAGCCGGACTGGATGGAGTCTTCTGGTGCACAGGTACGCGGTTGCATCGTGCGCGAATGCTGCCGGGAGCCGCATCAGGGGCAACAAACGCTCGATGAGTGGCTGCGCAGTGAAGGCATCCCGGGGCTGGAAGGCATTGATACGCGCACGCTGACGGTCCAGACGCGCGAAGCGGGAACGCTACGCGCCGTCGTCTGTACTGACGGCTCGCTCTCGCCAGAAGAGGGCGTCGCCCGCGCCGCGGCGATGGCGTGGCCTTCGGACTCGAACCAGGTCGCCGGAGTCTCGACGCCAAAGAAATACCGGCGCGGACGAAGCGGCCCGCGGGTGACACTCTTCGACTGGGGCGTCAAGCAGTCCATCGTCACCAATCTGGCGCAGGACTGCCGCGTCACGGTCGTGCCGTGGGACACCGATGTTGCGGGGCTTGAGAAAACGAAGCCCGACCTGATTTTCATGTCCAACGGCCCGGGCGACCCCGCCCATCCGGAGATGGCGCCGGTGGTCACGACGGTGCAGCAGGCGCTCGAGCGCTGGCCGGTCGTAGGCATCTGCCTCGGTCACCAGATTCTTGGGCTGGCGCTAGGGGGCAGCACTTACAAACTGCGTTTCGGCCACCGCGGTTCCAACCAGCCGGTGCATGACACCGACGCCGACCGGGTGTTCATTACGTCGCAGAACCATGGCTTTGCTCTTGGTGAAATGCCTGATGGCATAGCAGAGGTATTTACCAACTTGAACGACAGCACCTGCGAAGGGATTCGCGGGCCCGGCTGCTGGTCGGTCCAGTTCCACCCCGAGGCGTCGCCGGGGCCGCTCGACGCCAACGTGCTCTTCGAGCGAGTGCGGGAGATGGTCAATGGGTGA
- the dph5 gene encoding diphthine synthase: MLTLVGLGLGGPESLTQAGIAAIREANAVFAEGYTSPLLPETLAWVEQEAGKVRLLSREEVEQPETLLAAARDDATVLLVGGDPLAATTHVSLRLQCREVGIACHVVHNASVLTAIAGELGLQHYRFGPVATLVLPEGDYRPLSPVERVLQNIEAEFHSLVLLDIRADDPAAEPRLMTAAEGALLLLEGGVGTGAQACAAARVGRSDQQLWCGTLGEMAQAKIGEVPHSIVIPGELHFVEEEALAALQE; the protein is encoded by the coding sequence ATGCTCACGCTGGTCGGCCTTGGGCTCGGCGGTCCGGAATCGCTGACGCAGGCGGGAATCGCCGCCATCCGCGAGGCCAACGCAGTCTTCGCCGAAGGCTACACTTCGCCGCTGCTGCCGGAAACGCTGGCGTGGGTCGAGCAGGAAGCCGGCAAGGTGAGGCTGCTATCGCGCGAAGAGGTTGAGCAGCCCGAAACGCTGCTGGCGGCAGCGCGCGATGACGCGACGGTGCTGCTGGTCGGCGGCGACCCCCTCGCTGCCACAACGCACGTCAGCCTGCGGTTGCAGTGCCGCGAGGTGGGCATCGCGTGCCACGTCGTGCACAACGCGTCGGTGCTGACGGCGATTGCGGGCGAGCTGGGGCTACAGCACTACCGCTTCGGCCCGGTCGCGACGCTGGTGCTGCCGGAGGGCGACTACCGGCCGCTCTCGCCGGTGGAGCGTGTACTGCAGAATATCGAGGCGGAATTCCACTCGCTGGTACTGCTCGACATCCGTGCCGATGACCCCGCCGCCGAGCCGCGGCTGATGACTGCTGCCGAAGGGGCGCTGCTGCTGCTCGAGGGCGGCGTCGGGACCGGAGCGCAGGCGTGCGCGGCGGCTCGCGTCGGCCGCAGCGACCAGCAGCTCTGGTGCGGCACGCTGGGGGAAATGGCGCAGGCAAAGATAGGAGAGGTGCCGCACTCCATTGTGATTCCGGGCGAACTGCACTTCGTCGAGGAAGAGGCCCTGGCCGCGCTTCAGGAATAG
- a CDS encoding secondary thiamine-phosphate synthase enzyme YjbQ, which produces MRRRTLAVQTEPYAFHDITREVQGAVADAGVSDGVCHLFIRHTSASLLLQENYDPSVRQDLAQFMSRIVPEDGSYVHGMEGSDDMPAHIRSALTSVSESIPVSESKLLLGRWQGIYLWEHRAHGHRREVIITVTGD; this is translated from the coding sequence ATGCGACGACGGACGCTGGCCGTGCAGACCGAGCCCTACGCGTTCCACGACATCACCCGCGAAGTGCAGGGCGCCGTCGCCGACGCGGGTGTCAGCGACGGCGTCTGCCATTTGTTTATCCGCCATACCAGCGCCAGCCTGCTACTCCAGGAGAACTACGATCCTTCGGTAAGGCAGGACCTCGCGCAATTCATGTCACGTATTGTGCCCGAGGATGGCAGCTATGTACATGGCATGGAGGGCAGCGACGACATGCCTGCGCATATTCGGAGCGCACTCACCTCAGTTTCAGAGAGTATCCCAGTTTCCGAAAGCAAGTTGCTCCTAGGACGCTGGCAAGGAATCTACCTCTGGGAACATCGTGCGCATGGACATCGGCGCGAGGTTATCATCACAGTCACAGGTGACTAA
- a CDS encoding zinc-binding dehydrogenase, with amino-acid sequence MQALHFEAHGELDVLQFGDVPDPEVPVGWALLKVEACALNHLDIWVRRGWPGLRLEMPHIGGSDVAGTLVADAGDWKAGDAVVVDPGISTRQDEWTARGDDSMSPGYCILGEHLRGGCAEFVAVPLENLHPRPADLSAAQAAAPLLAGLTTWRMLVNRAQLQADERLLVVGAGGGVNSTTIQLGCHLGAEVHVVAGGAAKAQRAEELGAALVVDYKTDAAWHRQLLAATDRRGYDVIVDNVGRATWKQSLRLAGIGGRIVTVGNTSGPLAETDIRFIFSRQLSILGSTMGSHSDFAAVLELLVQGALKPLIHCELPLSEGRRGHEILERGEMFGKVVLRP; translated from the coding sequence ATGCAAGCGCTCCACTTCGAAGCTCACGGCGAGCTGGACGTGCTGCAGTTCGGCGATGTCCCCGACCCCGAAGTTCCCGTGGGCTGGGCGCTGCTGAAGGTCGAAGCGTGCGCGCTGAACCACCTCGACATCTGGGTGCGGCGTGGGTGGCCCGGGCTGCGCCTCGAGATGCCGCACATCGGCGGCAGTGACGTCGCCGGCACGCTCGTGGCGGACGCTGGCGACTGGAAGGCGGGCGACGCCGTCGTGGTCGATCCGGGCATCTCGACGCGGCAGGATGAATGGACCGCGCGCGGCGATGATTCCATGTCGCCCGGCTACTGCATCCTCGGCGAGCACCTGCGCGGCGGCTGCGCCGAGTTCGTGGCGGTGCCGCTCGAGAACCTGCACCCGCGGCCGGCCGACCTCTCGGCAGCGCAGGCGGCCGCGCCGCTGCTGGCGGGGCTGACTACCTGGCGCATGCTGGTCAACCGCGCGCAACTGCAAGCTGACGAGCGGCTGCTGGTCGTCGGCGCGGGTGGCGGCGTCAACTCGACCACCATCCAGCTCGGCTGCCACCTCGGCGCTGAAGTGCATGTCGTCGCTGGCGGCGCCGCGAAGGCGCAGCGCGCTGAAGAGCTGGGCGCGGCGCTGGTCGTCGACTACAAGACTGACGCGGCGTGGCACAGGCAACTGCTCGCCGCCACCGACCGCCGCGGCTACGACGTCATCGTTGATAATGTCGGTCGCGCGACATGGAAGCAGTCGCTGCGGCTGGCGGGCATCGGCGGCCGCATCGTCACCGTCGGCAACACCAGCGGCCCGCTGGCGGAGACCGATATCCGTTTCATCTTCTCGCGACAGCTCTCAATCCTCGGCTCGACTATGGGCTCGCACTCCGATTTCGCCGCGGTGCTGGAGCTGCTTGTGCAGGGCGCGCTGAAGCCGCTCATCCATTGCGAGCTGCCGCTCTCCGAAGGACGGCGCGGGCACGAAATCCTCGAGCGCGGCGAGATGTTCGGCAAAGTCGTGCTGCGGCCTTAG